The sequence below is a genomic window from Paenibacillus silvisoli.
TTACTAACCAACCTAGCTGCATTATAACCCATTCGTATGCGGAAGCATCAGACGCACTATTACCCCTTATTCCAATTATTCCTTAGCTGCGTCACTACGAACATAAACGGGATATATCCATAAATAAAATAAAGTCCGACGTCTAAATAAAACTCGGCCATCCATCGAAATATGCTACGGTCCTTCAGAAAACACTCTAATATCAGAAATCCGACCAGAAAAGCAAGCAAGCTCACACGCGGTTTGATCTGAAAAACGACGTTTTTCATTGCACGGCATGCCGCCCATAAGCTTAAACACATGCCTGATACATTTTTTAGCAACCACAATGAAATCGCTAAATATTCTACTCTCTGGAACACAGGCCCCTCTACAATCTTGAGCATAGTAAGCGTTGGCCAAGAGATTTCGCGCAGCTGCCCCTCACTGAAATACATAAACGTTATGATTAATACCATCAAATACAATAATGTAACTAAGAACACCATCAAATGTGCCCATTTTTGAGATTTTTCCGGTGATTTAATGAATGGGTAAAAGAGTAAAAGCGCTTCAAATCCCAGGAATTGATATAGCATGCTTTTAGATGAGAGCAATATGTCAGTCATTGAGTGGTTAAAAAGAGGCATCAAGTTTAACGGATGTGTATACGGCAAAACTGACAAATTCTCTGGAATAATAAAAATTAGTGTCAATAGGAATCCCAAAAAGCTTAGTCCGGTAACGCTCCGAAACCCGCCTGATACAGTATAGTAAATAAACAACACTATAATGGTGCTTATGGGTAGAATTTTTATTGATGGAAACACCCAGACTTGAATAACTTCAATATAGGCTTTGAATTCAATATAAGCTCCGAAGAAAAAATAAAGAACGATCGCGAAATTGATGATGTTCCCTGCAATTTTCCCGAAACATGTATGGTTGATTGCAGTGACATCTAGACCTTCTTGATTAGAACGTAAAATTTTATATATCATCCATACGATTAAATGAATGCTAACCCCTGCTAAAACAACAGAAATATAAGCATTATACCCGGCATGTTCGGCCAATTCTCGTTGGAAATTCAGAACTCCGACCCCGACCATACTGACATACATAAGAGGAACGATTAAGAAGGGAGATATTAAGTATTTTTCGTCAACAGCATTTTTCATACTTGAAACACCTCACTCGACTGTCCTTCCAGATATCGTTCAACCACTAGTATTGACAATTTTAACCTGAACGCTTACTGTCGTTTTGATTTCTTGGTAAATTTTTTCGAAATCTTGGGCACTCCAATTCTTAGACCGACTTCTTACTATGTCTCCCAGACCGACTGGATCAACCTTATTTTCCTTCAATAGTGAAAGGAATTTTTCAATTTCTTTTTTAAAATAAATACTCATCGTTTTTTCAAGCTGAGAAAGCTGCTCTTCTGATCTCAGATCCACCCATTCCGGGACTTCCTTAAGTTCCGCCACCAATTTCACCCGAAATGAAATAGAAGGGATTGGATTAACTTTGTTCACCATATAGTTTGTCTTTGAATGAATGCTTCTCAATAAAATAAAATCTTTACCCTGTTTGTTTGATGCCTTTCCTGCAGCTGGAAACTTGTAGGTTCCATTCTTTGAGTTCTGAATAAGCATTTTTAATAAGAAAGCGTCCTGCATACTAATTTCGGTTATCTTTTGATCACGTCTAAATAAAGCCAGACCATAGAGTATTACTTCTCCGTGATCGATTTTAAAATACGGTAAATACATGTCCCGTCCTTCACCATAATAATTGAACAAGGATACATGAAGGTTCATCAACGGTAAATTTCCGTTTCTCATGTTTTGCTCAATCATTTCCGGTAATAAATAAGGTTCTTCGTATTTTTTGATGATTTCCAGCAGTTCCGAAGCGTCCCGGTCCACGACTCCAAGCTGAAGCCGCGATGAAATTTTGGGATCACGTAGAAAATTATGCAATTCAGTCCCAGTCCCTTTTTCTGCATGCGCTTTTCCGAATAGCACCATCCTTATCTGTCCCCTTACAAGGAGATCTTTTGCCCGCGTATTTAGCCGAGGCATAGAGCCAATATAAGAGTTGGATTCCGTATGAAGAACTTGTAGTTCTATTTTTCCCTGTTCTTTAAAGTGACCAAATAGAGCAGCGCTTTTTATGCCATTCGCAAAGGTATCAAAGCTAACCGCATGGACAAGACAAAT
It includes:
- a CDS encoding GerAB/ArcD/ProY family transporter; the encoded protein is MKNAVDEKYLISPFLIVPLMYVSMVGVGVLNFQRELAEHAGYNAYISVVLAGVSIHLIVWMIYKILRSNQEGLDVTAINHTCFGKIAGNIINFAIVLYFFFGAYIEFKAYIEVIQVWVFPSIKILPISTIIVLFIYYTVSGGFRSVTGLSFLGFLLTLIFIIPENLSVLPYTHPLNLMPLFNHSMTDILLSSKSMLYQFLGFEALLLFYPFIKSPEKSQKWAHLMVFLVTLLYLMVLIITFMYFSEGQLREISWPTLTMLKIVEGPVFQRVEYLAISLWLLKNVSGMCLSLWAACRAMKNVVFQIKPRVSLLAFLVGFLILECFLKDRSIFRWMAEFYLDVGLYFIYGYIPFMFVVTQLRNNWNKG
- a CDS encoding Ger(x)C family spore germination protein, whose protein sequence is MRRWKILPVIILCAVLSACADQRIVNKICLVHAVSFDTFANGIKSAALFGHFKEQGKIELQVLHTESNSYIGSMPRLNTRAKDLLVRGQIRMVLFGKAHAEKGTGTELHNFLRDPKISSRLQLGVVDRDASELLEIIKKYEEPYLLPEMIEQNMRNGNLPLMNLHVSLFNYYGEGRDMYLPYFKIDHGEVILYGLALFRRDQKITEISMQDAFLLKMLIQNSKNGTYKFPAAGKASNKQGKDFILLRSIHSKTNYMVNKVNPIPSISFRVKLVAELKEVPEWVDLRSEEQLSQLEKTMSIYFKKEIEKFLSLLKENKVDPVGLGDIVRSRSKNWSAQDFEKIYQEIKTTVSVQVKIVNTSG